In Manis pentadactyla isolate mManPen7 chromosome 8, mManPen7.hap1, whole genome shotgun sequence, the following are encoded in one genomic region:
- the PRXL2A gene encoding peroxiredoxin-like 2A isoform X1, translating to MSFLQDTSFFTMGMWSIGAGALGAAALALLLANTDVFLSKTQKATLEYLEDIDLKTLEKEPRTFKAKKLWEKSGAVIMAVRRPGCFLCREEAADLSSLKPKLDELGVPLYAVVKEQIRTEVEDFQPYFKGEIFLDEKKKFYGPQRRKMMFLGFVRLGVWYNFFRARNGGFSGNLEGEGFILGGVFVVGSGKQGILLEHREKEFGDKVNPISVLEAARKIKVQTSASEKK from the exons ATGTCTTTCCTCCAGGATACAAGTTTCTTCACCATGGGGATGTGGTCCATTGGTGCGGGAGCTCTGGGGGCTGCTGCCTTGGCACTGCTCCTGGCCAACACAGACGTGTTTCTGTCCAAGACCCAGAAAGCAACGCTGGAGTATCTGGAGGATATAGACCTGAAAACTCTGGAGAAGG AACCAAGGACTTTCAAAGCAAAGAAGCTCTGGGAAAAGAGTGGGGCTGTGATTATGGCTGTGCGGAGGCCAGGCTGTTTCCTATGTCGAGAG GAGGCTGCAGACCTGTCCTCCCTGAAGCCCAAGTTGGACGAGCTGGGTGTCCCCCTCTATGCAGTGGTGAAGGAGCAGATTAGGACTGAAGTGGAGGACTTCCAGCCTTATTTCAAAGGAGAAATCTTCCTGGATGAAAAG AAAAAGTTCTATGGTCCCCAGAGGCGGAAGATGATGTTTCTGGGATTTGTCCGTCTGGGTGTCTGGTACAACTTCTTCCGGGCCCGGAATGGAGGCTTCTCCGGAAACCTGGAAGGCGAAGGCTTCATCCTTGGGGGAGTTTTTGTGGTGGGATCAGGAAAGCAG GGCATTCTTCTTGAGCACCGAGAAAAAGAATTTGGAGACAAAGTAAACCCAATTTCTGTTCTGGAAGCTGCTAGGAAGATCAAAGTACAGACTTCAGCCTCAGAGAAAAAATGA
- the PRXL2A gene encoding peroxiredoxin-like 2A isoform X4: MGMWSIGAGALGAAALALLLANTDVFLSKTQKATLEYLEDIDLKTLEKEPRTFKAKKLWEKSGAVIMAVRRPGCFLCREEAADLSSLKPKLDELGVPLYAVVKEQIRTEVEDFQPYFKGEIFLDEKKKFYGPQRRKMMFLGFVRLGVWYNFFRARNGGFSGNLEGEGFILGGVFVVGSGKQGILLEHREKEFGDKVNPISVLEAARKIKVQTSASEKK; the protein is encoded by the exons ATGGGGATGTGGTCCATTGGTGCGGGAGCTCTGGGGGCTGCTGCCTTGGCACTGCTCCTGGCCAACACAGACGTGTTTCTGTCCAAGACCCAGAAAGCAACGCTGGAGTATCTGGAGGATATAGACCTGAAAACTCTGGAGAAGG AACCAAGGACTTTCAAAGCAAAGAAGCTCTGGGAAAAGAGTGGGGCTGTGATTATGGCTGTGCGGAGGCCAGGCTGTTTCCTATGTCGAGAG GAGGCTGCAGACCTGTCCTCCCTGAAGCCCAAGTTGGACGAGCTGGGTGTCCCCCTCTATGCAGTGGTGAAGGAGCAGATTAGGACTGAAGTGGAGGACTTCCAGCCTTATTTCAAAGGAGAAATCTTCCTGGATGAAAAG AAAAAGTTCTATGGTCCCCAGAGGCGGAAGATGATGTTTCTGGGATTTGTCCGTCTGGGTGTCTGGTACAACTTCTTCCGGGCCCGGAATGGAGGCTTCTCCGGAAACCTGGAAGGCGAAGGCTTCATCCTTGGGGGAGTTTTTGTGGTGGGATCAGGAAAGCAG GGCATTCTTCTTGAGCACCGAGAAAAAGAATTTGGAGACAAAGTAAACCCAATTTCTGTTCTGGAAGCTGCTAGGAAGATCAAAGTACAGACTTCAGCCTCAGAGAAAAAATGA
- the PRXL2A gene encoding peroxiredoxin-like 2A isoform X3: protein MDTSFFTMGMWSIGAGALGAAALALLLANTDVFLSKTQKATLEYLEDIDLKTLEKEPRTFKAKKLWEKSGAVIMAVRRPGCFLCREEAADLSSLKPKLDELGVPLYAVVKEQIRTEVEDFQPYFKGEIFLDEKKKFYGPQRRKMMFLGFVRLGVWYNFFRARNGGFSGNLEGEGFILGGVFVVGSGKQGILLEHREKEFGDKVNPISVLEAARKIKVQTSASEKK from the exons GATACAAGTTTCTTCACCATGGGGATGTGGTCCATTGGTGCGGGAGCTCTGGGGGCTGCTGCCTTGGCACTGCTCCTGGCCAACACAGACGTGTTTCTGTCCAAGACCCAGAAAGCAACGCTGGAGTATCTGGAGGATATAGACCTGAAAACTCTGGAGAAGG AACCAAGGACTTTCAAAGCAAAGAAGCTCTGGGAAAAGAGTGGGGCTGTGATTATGGCTGTGCGGAGGCCAGGCTGTTTCCTATGTCGAGAG GAGGCTGCAGACCTGTCCTCCCTGAAGCCCAAGTTGGACGAGCTGGGTGTCCCCCTCTATGCAGTGGTGAAGGAGCAGATTAGGACTGAAGTGGAGGACTTCCAGCCTTATTTCAAAGGAGAAATCTTCCTGGATGAAAAG AAAAAGTTCTATGGTCCCCAGAGGCGGAAGATGATGTTTCTGGGATTTGTCCGTCTGGGTGTCTGGTACAACTTCTTCCGGGCCCGGAATGGAGGCTTCTCCGGAAACCTGGAAGGCGAAGGCTTCATCCTTGGGGGAGTTTTTGTGGTGGGATCAGGAAAGCAG GGCATTCTTCTTGAGCACCGAGAAAAAGAATTTGGAGACAAAGTAAACCCAATTTCTGTTCTGGAAGCTGCTAGGAAGATCAAAGTACAGACTTCAGCCTCAGAGAAAAAATGA
- the PRXL2A gene encoding peroxiredoxin-like 2A isoform X2, with protein MTEQDTSFFTMGMWSIGAGALGAAALALLLANTDVFLSKTQKATLEYLEDIDLKTLEKEPRTFKAKKLWEKSGAVIMAVRRPGCFLCREEAADLSSLKPKLDELGVPLYAVVKEQIRTEVEDFQPYFKGEIFLDEKKKFYGPQRRKMMFLGFVRLGVWYNFFRARNGGFSGNLEGEGFILGGVFVVGSGKQGILLEHREKEFGDKVNPISVLEAARKIKVQTSASEKK; from the exons GATACAAGTTTCTTCACCATGGGGATGTGGTCCATTGGTGCGGGAGCTCTGGGGGCTGCTGCCTTGGCACTGCTCCTGGCCAACACAGACGTGTTTCTGTCCAAGACCCAGAAAGCAACGCTGGAGTATCTGGAGGATATAGACCTGAAAACTCTGGAGAAGG AACCAAGGACTTTCAAAGCAAAGAAGCTCTGGGAAAAGAGTGGGGCTGTGATTATGGCTGTGCGGAGGCCAGGCTGTTTCCTATGTCGAGAG GAGGCTGCAGACCTGTCCTCCCTGAAGCCCAAGTTGGACGAGCTGGGTGTCCCCCTCTATGCAGTGGTGAAGGAGCAGATTAGGACTGAAGTGGAGGACTTCCAGCCTTATTTCAAAGGAGAAATCTTCCTGGATGAAAAG AAAAAGTTCTATGGTCCCCAGAGGCGGAAGATGATGTTTCTGGGATTTGTCCGTCTGGGTGTCTGGTACAACTTCTTCCGGGCCCGGAATGGAGGCTTCTCCGGAAACCTGGAAGGCGAAGGCTTCATCCTTGGGGGAGTTTTTGTGGTGGGATCAGGAAAGCAG GGCATTCTTCTTGAGCACCGAGAAAAAGAATTTGGAGACAAAGTAAACCCAATTTCTGTTCTGGAAGCTGCTAGGAAGATCAAAGTACAGACTTCAGCCTCAGAGAAAAAATGA